The following proteins are co-located in the Palaemon carinicauda isolate YSFRI2023 chromosome 30, ASM3689809v2, whole genome shotgun sequence genome:
- the LOC137623734 gene encoding pro-resilin-like: MVSKVLFALLGLAALVAADSFERYSPPRYSSGSSESFESSEAQYNFNWAVNHAPSRNDFGHQEARDGDNTQGSYYVQLPDGRLQKVAFHVDGDDGYIADVTYSGEAQFPDSNSASFESREAPRYFYGSGSNESK, from the exons GTTCTCTTTGCTCTTCTGGGTTTAGCTGCTCTAGTAGCAGCTGACAGCTTTGAAAGATACTCTCCACCCAGG TACTCGTCCGGTTCCTCCGAATCCTTCGAGTCCAGTGAGGCTCAGTACAACTTCAACTGGGCTGTCAACCACGCCCCCTCCCGCAACGACTTCggacaccaggaagcccgtgatggagacaacactcagggatcctactacgtccagctccccgacggtcgcctgcagaaggtaGCCTTCCACGTCGATGGTGACGATGGATACATCGCTGACGTCACCTACTCCGGTGAGGCTCAGTTCCCCGACTCCAACTCCGCCTCTTTCGAGTCTCGTGAAGCTCCCAGATACTTCTATGGTTCTGGTTCCAACGAATCCAAATAG